In Deinococcota bacterium, the following proteins share a genomic window:
- a CDS encoding low molecular weight phosphotyrosine protein phosphatase, producing the protein MTRVLFVCTGNICRSPSAEGVFRAVVAREGLADGVQVASAGTHDYHVGAAPDRRAQAAARTRGYDLSAQCARQVTEDDFRRFDYVLAMDKGHLEWLRRRCPVGYGDRIRLFLSFAGDSKIDEVPDPYYGGDDGFEHVLDLIENASEGLLAEIRAGA; encoded by the coding sequence ATGACCCGTGTTCTCTTCGTCTGCACCGGCAACATCTGCCGCTCACCCAGCGCCGAAGGGGTCTTTCGCGCCGTCGTGGCGAGGGAAGGGCTGGCGGACGGGGTTCAGGTCGCCTCCGCGGGCACCCATGACTACCACGTCGGCGCGGCGCCCGATCGCCGCGCGCAGGCCGCCGCCAGGACCAGGGGCTACGACCTCAGCGCCCAGTGCGCCCGGCAGGTGACGGAGGACGACTTCAGGCGCTTCGACTACGTCCTGGCGATGGACAAGGGTCACCTCGAGTGGCTGCGACGGCGCTGCCCGGTGGGTTACGGGGACCGCATCAGGCTCTTCTTGAGCTTTGCCGGAGACAGTAAGATTGACGAGGTGCCCGACCCCTACTACGGCGGCGACGACGGCTTCGAACACGTGCTCGACCTCATCGAGAACGCCTCGGAGGGGCTGCTGGCCGAGATCCGTGCCGGGGCTTGA